The genomic interval CACCGTCGGCTTCTATACCGAGTTTATATTCTGGAGAATAAAAATCCAATATGTATCTATCAATAGAAAATTGTCTTCTAAATTTTATTCCACATAATTGACGATTGCGTAATATAGACCAAAGTTTTCTTTCGGCATCAGTTTGACTTTTTCTCAAGATTCTACATTTCTGTATGTTATTTCGCTTCATTTCCTCCCCCTCACCACACCCCTCTCCCCGACGGGGGGAGGGTATCTTTTATCATATTGTTTTTGACATTACCCATTTATTAAGAATTTACACCTTGTATACCTCCCAATGATTGTCCGGTTACGACAATGAGACTGCTTATTTTAAGTAAAGCAATTACAATGCAGGTGCCAAGAAGTCCTAAAACAGGTAAAAGAACAACAGCACCCACAACTCCTCCAAGCCACCCGCCCAAAAGGTCCGAAGCGTAAAGAAGACCGGCTGTTCTGCTTAAATTTGTACCATCCCTCAGATATATCTTGTTTGCCAGTGGAAACTCGGCGCCGATTAAAGCTCCGCTGATAAACGAAAGAACTAAAAATAATATCTTTAAAAAAGGAAATACGACAGGGTTATCTAGATATGGCTGTAAAATGAGAAATATAAAAGGCAGTCCAAGAGAGAAACAGATTATTGTTAATTCCATCTTCTTAAAAAATTTAAGGTCATTTTTTATCCATTGCAAAACCGATGTTATGGTCATTGCACCGCAGGTTGCACCTGCCATAAAAGATGTCACTAAAAGTCCGAGCCAGGCAAAAACATATCCATAAATTACTTGAAATGTGAAGATTAGTGTAAGATCAAAGAGCATTCCGGCAAAACCTGTTGTGGCTACACAAAAAGGAATACCTGAGCCGAAAAGTTTTCTTTTTTTGCTACGAATCAGCAAATACAGAGTAATAAAAATGATAAAGAGCATAAAAAACATCCGCAGGTTAAGCCCTTCAAGCCACCTGAAGAGCCCGCGAAGAGAAGGCGTATAGATTGCATTCCAATGGGAGATGCTGTAAAACACCCCCAGGGGATTGAAATCTTGGTTGATTTTTTGAGTATTTCTTTCAAGACGTTCCAAGAACCAGTCCGCCCACCCTGGATGTAACTTATGCTCAATACGCCAGGGAATAATTAGATCTGCCTTAAGATTTCGCTCGTTCAATCTGCTTACAAGTTGTGTTCCGTCAACCAAAGAAATTTCCTCAGAACTTGATGCAAAGAAGAGATTCACACCGTCCCTCGGAATTACTCGCAGATAAGGAAATACACTCTTAATCGTATTAAAGATACACCCGTTGAGATTCCCCAATTCACTACTCAGGTAAGTCAAAGAGCCTGGCACTCCAATAACTAATATGCCGCCTTCATTCAGCCTTTCTTTTGCAAGAGAGAAAAATTCCTTTGTATAGAATCTGTTTGCCTGTAAGTCCGACGGTCCTGTAAGACCAACTAATATTACATCATATTTATCCTGCGTCATTTTAAGAAAAAGCCTGCCATCAATATGTTTGATTCTTACCCTTCTGTTGTTCAATTCATTTTCTGTCAGCGGTGTTGGGAATTTTCGTATAAGTTTAAGTACCAGAGGGTCAATCTCCGTATATTCAATTAGTTCTACTGATGGATGTTTTAATGCCTCGTTTATTACACCACCGGCTCCACCGCTTAAGATAAGCAGTTTCTCAGGGTTTGGATGCGAAAGAAGCGGAAGATGGACAAATTCTTCAACAAACGCTATATCCGGAATAGGTATTATAATACTTGGAATACCGTCTAAGAAGAAGGCATATTGTCCATCATTCTCAATAACACAGATATTACCATATATGGAGTTCTGATAATGAACTATGTTCTGTGCTTTCCACTGGGTTTTTATTGAAAGATGGTGAAGTTTATCCGCCCCTTGGGCAAAAACCAGATAACCGGAAAAAAACAGAAGCAAGACGGAAACGCCCATAATTGTTTTTTGGAGCCAGCCGGTTTTCCAGTAAGGTAGAAGTAGAAAAAAGCAGACAAAAAAATTTAACATGGCAAGACCTACTGCTACATGAAATGCGTGGAGATACGGAATCAAA from bacterium Unc6 carries:
- a CDS encoding spermine synthase gives rise to the protein MKKGIGLAVLSTGFGGMVAQMLLLRELLIVFSGNELSIGIILANWLILEAFGCFFLGKRAENTKNKIETFVGITILFSLSLPAGVYLTRILKNILGVSIGETLGFLPMLFSSFLILLPSSISHGVLFTFGCKIYSMFFNRDASSVGRVYVYETIGTVVAGVVWTYLLIPYLHAFHVAVGLAMLNFFVCFFLLLPYWKTGWLQKTIMGVSVLLLFFSGYLVFAQGADKLHHLSIKTQWKAQNIVHYQNSIYGNICVIENDGQYAFFLDGIPSIIIPIPDIAFVEEFVHLPLLSHPNPEKLLILSGGAGGVINEALKHPSVELIEYTEIDPLVLKLIRKFPTPLTENELNNRRVRIKHIDGRLFLKMTQDKYDVILVGLTGPSDLQANRFYTKEFFSLAKERLNEGGILVIGVPGSLTYLSSELGNLNGCIFNTIKSVFPYLRVIPRDGVNLFFASSSEEISLVDGTQLVSRLNERNLKADLIIPWRIEHKLHPGWADWFLERLERNTQKINQDFNPLGVFYSISHWNAIYTPSLRGLFRWLEGLNLRMFFMLFIIFITLYLLIRSKKRKLFGSGIPFCVATTGFAGMLFDLTLIFTFQVIYGYVFAWLGLLVTSFMAGATCGAMTITSVLQWIKNDLKFFKKMELTIICFSLGLPFIFLILQPYLDNPVVFPFLKILFLVLSFISGALIGAEFPLANKIYLRDGTNLSRTAGLLYASDLLGGWLGGVVGAVVLLPVLGLLGTCIVIALLKISSLIVVTGQSLGGIQGVNS